The following are encoded in a window of Arthrobacter sp. NicSoilB4 genomic DNA:
- a CDS encoding VOC family protein codes for MQPRVDLISLGVRSVDASRSFYVDGLGWPVHREVRGEVLFIQANHGLILSLWDAGQMQAEAAVDPPAGVPSITLSHNLGSAAEVDWVMAEAEAAGAAIIAEPKTQSWGGYTGYFADPDGYRWEVAFNPSWGVDGGGKVTL; via the coding sequence ATGCAGCCACGAGTCGATTTAATCTCACTGGGAGTCCGCAGTGTTGACGCCTCCCGTAGTTTCTATGTAGATGGCCTGGGCTGGCCCGTCCACCGGGAAGTCCGGGGCGAGGTCCTGTTCATCCAGGCCAACCACGGCCTCATCCTCTCGCTCTGGGATGCCGGGCAGATGCAGGCCGAAGCTGCCGTTGATCCCCCCGCCGGCGTTCCCTCCATCACCCTGAGCCACAACCTGGGCAGCGCTGCGGAAGTCGACTGGGTGATGGCGGAGGCCGAGGCCGCCGGAGCGGCGATCATCGCCGAGCCTAAGACCCAGTCCTGGGGCGGCTACACCGGCTACTTCGCCGATCCCGACGGCTACCGCTGGGAGGTCGCCTTCAATCCCAGCTGGGGGGTCGACGGCGGCGGAAAAGTCACACTCTGA
- a CDS encoding chorismate mutase, whose protein sequence is MHMSTNHQDEKAAKADREQLAAVRVAVDEVDEQIVSLIGRRERLIRIAGTLKADSAEVRAPGRVERVIEHVRATAEQKDIDVDLVEKTYRAMIDAFITLELEVYKASS, encoded by the coding sequence ATGCACATGTCCACAAATCACCAAGACGAAAAAGCTGCCAAGGCCGACCGGGAGCAGCTCGCTGCTGTGCGGGTGGCCGTGGACGAGGTGGACGAGCAGATCGTGTCGCTGATCGGCCGCCGCGAGCGCCTGATCCGGATCGCCGGAACCCTCAAGGCCGACAGCGCCGAAGTGCGTGCCCCGGGCCGGGTGGAGCGGGTTATCGAGCATGTCCGCGCCACGGCGGAACAAAAGGACATCGACGTCGACCTTGTAGAGAAGACCTACCGTGCCATGATCGACGCGTTCATCACGCTCGAGCTGGAAGTCTACAAAGCCAGCTCCTAG